A region from the Achromobacter seleniivolatilans genome encodes:
- a CDS encoding GMC family oxidoreductase yields the protein MTDILSADVIVVGSGICGALAAARLRNAGLSVIVLEAGPPITRAELVARYRASPRKGDFMSPYPPTAAAPHPIYQPVPNNYLEQVGPALYAAEYIRILGGTTWHWAAQAWRVLPNDMKIKTLYGVGFDWPMTYDELEPYYFQAEEICGVSGPINNGSPRTRPFPMEPVTPSWLEQRFTARLAGTPYEAITNTTARNSRPYDGRPACCGNNNCMPICPIDAQYHGGLAAASAEVAGARIITNAIVYRIEHDEKGRIAAVHYYDPERGSHRVTGKYFMVAANGIETPKLLLLSKSDKYPNGLANSSDMVGRHLMDHPSNSLTFDAEDELWPGRGPMSPSSIQGMRDGAFRSESAAFRIDISNSSRVWGISEDLTKKGVYGPAFKEQLRRRSAHEVSIKNVLEQLPDPANRVMLSDHRDALGIPTPKIYYSFNDYVHRGMAHAKQAYIEIARLMGGTNLRHSPDGKYGNNQHITGTVRMGDTASDSVVDKFGRTHDHENLFIASTGVMPTAATVNSTLTAVALALHTADHLIATAARG from the coding sequence ACATACTTTCCGCCGATGTCATCGTCGTTGGTTCTGGTATTTGTGGCGCACTCGCCGCTGCTCGACTGCGCAACGCCGGCCTATCGGTCATTGTCCTGGAGGCAGGACCGCCCATCACCCGAGCGGAATTGGTAGCGCGGTATCGTGCGTCGCCACGTAAAGGGGACTTTATGTCGCCCTATCCGCCGACAGCCGCTGCGCCGCATCCTATCTATCAACCGGTGCCGAATAACTATCTGGAGCAAGTCGGCCCAGCGCTATACGCGGCGGAATACATCCGCATCCTTGGCGGGACGACTTGGCATTGGGCGGCCCAAGCCTGGCGCGTGTTGCCCAACGATATGAAGATCAAGACGCTGTATGGCGTGGGCTTTGACTGGCCTATGACCTACGATGAACTGGAGCCCTATTACTTTCAGGCAGAAGAGATCTGTGGCGTATCTGGTCCGATCAACAACGGCTCGCCGCGCACTCGGCCTTTTCCAATGGAGCCCGTCACGCCGTCGTGGCTGGAGCAACGCTTCACCGCCAGGCTTGCTGGCACGCCCTATGAGGCCATCACCAACACCACCGCCCGCAATAGCCGTCCTTACGATGGCCGCCCCGCCTGTTGTGGCAACAACAACTGCATGCCGATCTGTCCGATCGATGCCCAGTATCACGGCGGCCTTGCAGCGGCATCCGCAGAAGTTGCGGGCGCACGCATTATTACTAACGCCATCGTCTATCGGATAGAGCACGACGAAAAGGGCAGGATTGCCGCCGTGCACTACTACGACCCTGAGCGCGGCTCGCATCGCGTTACTGGCAAGTATTTCATGGTGGCAGCCAATGGCATCGAAACGCCTAAGCTTTTGTTGTTGTCTAAGAGTGACAAGTATCCCAACGGTCTGGCGAACAGTTCGGATATGGTCGGCCGTCACCTGATGGACCACCCCAGCAATTCGCTGACGTTCGATGCTGAAGATGAGTTGTGGCCAGGACGTGGGCCGATGAGTCCGTCGTCCATCCAAGGGATGCGCGACGGCGCCTTCCGCTCTGAGTCGGCCGCTTTCCGTATCGACATCTCGAATTCGTCACGCGTTTGGGGCATCAGTGAAGACTTGACGAAAAAAGGTGTTTACGGCCCCGCTTTCAAGGAACAACTGCGTCGCCGTTCGGCCCATGAAGTCAGCATCAAGAATGTGCTGGAACAACTTCCCGACCCGGCCAACCGCGTGATGCTCAGCGACCACCGCGACGCCTTGGGTATTCCTACTCCCAAGATCTATTACTCTTTCAATGACTACGTCCATCGCGGCATGGCGCATGCGAAGCAGGCATATATCGAAATTGCTCGTCTGATGGGTGGCACCAATCTGCGTCACAGTCCTGACGGGAAGTACGGCAACAATCAGCACATCACCGGCACCGTCCGCATGGGTGACACCGCTTCAGATTCGGTGGTCGACAAGTTTGGGCGTACCCACGATCATGAAAATCTGTTCATAGCCAGTACCGGCGTCATGCCCACCGCGGCAACGGTCAACTCGACGTTGACAGCCGTCGCACTGGCTCTGCATACCGCTGACCACCTTATTGCCACCGCGGCCCGGGGCTGA
- a CDS encoding cytochrome c codes for MMRIRHYIARAACPLVVALVGLSTSFVVQAQSIAATAPSDEQMLIVKGRYLATAGDCVACHTARPDQPFAGGVPLSSPMGTIYSTNITPSKTAGIGNYSLEDFSRALREGVAPGGRHLYPAMPYTAYAGINDEDVKALYAYFMHGIAPIDVKARATELPFPFNVRLSMVGWNLLFLDTLAPAPPNQSPQWLRGRYLTETLAHCSTCHTPRNALMAEDKNRNFAGASLGAWYAPNITSDPISGIGGWSIEELFAYLKTGHAQGKAQAAGPMLEAVDHSFSKLTDSDLQAIAAYVKTVPAQQNPGTTRPAYGWGKAQDLTAAIINEPWPEDRNLLSGAQLYNGYCASCHQANGAGSNGLPSLAGNTALGQPNADNAVMAILEGVHHSADSTVVDSMPAFGHELNDGQVATLVNFLQQNYGRPDVGMTPERVATLRAGGAPSPLVKLAPALVVGTFVIFLLLLLLVFRWRRRKRRLARR; via the coding sequence ATGATGCGCATCCGCCATTACATTGCACGCGCTGCCTGCCCCCTCGTCGTCGCCTTGGTCGGACTGAGCACAAGCTTCGTGGTCCAAGCGCAGTCGATAGCCGCCACAGCGCCTTCCGACGAGCAGATGCTGATCGTCAAAGGTCGGTACCTGGCCACAGCGGGCGACTGTGTTGCCTGTCACACCGCGCGTCCAGATCAACCGTTTGCCGGGGGAGTTCCTCTGAGCAGCCCGATGGGCACGATCTACTCCACCAATATCACGCCTTCCAAGACCGCCGGCATCGGCAACTATTCGCTGGAAGATTTCAGCCGCGCATTGCGCGAAGGTGTGGCGCCGGGTGGTCGACATCTTTACCCGGCAATGCCCTATACAGCGTATGCCGGCATCAATGACGAAGACGTAAAGGCGCTTTACGCCTACTTCATGCATGGGATCGCCCCGATTGACGTTAAGGCGCGCGCCACTGAACTGCCGTTTCCCTTTAACGTGCGCCTATCAATGGTGGGTTGGAACCTGCTCTTTCTAGACACGCTGGCGCCAGCGCCGCCGAATCAGTCGCCGCAATGGCTGCGCGGACGTTACTTGACCGAAACGCTGGCGCACTGCAGCACCTGCCATACACCACGCAATGCGCTGATGGCCGAGGACAAGAATCGCAATTTTGCCGGGGCCAGTCTTGGCGCGTGGTATGCGCCCAATATCACGTCCGATCCTATCAGCGGCATTGGCGGCTGGAGCATCGAAGAACTGTTCGCGTATCTAAAGACGGGACACGCACAAGGAAAAGCGCAGGCGGCCGGTCCAATGCTAGAGGCGGTTGACCACAGCTTTAGCAAGCTGACTGACTCTGATTTGCAAGCCATTGCGGCTTACGTCAAAACGGTTCCTGCCCAGCAAAACCCTGGAACTACCAGGCCCGCCTATGGTTGGGGTAAGGCACAAGACCTGACGGCCGCCATCATCAACGAACCTTGGCCTGAAGACCGCAATCTATTGAGTGGTGCGCAGCTCTACAACGGGTACTGCGCCAGTTGTCACCAGGCCAATGGCGCGGGCAGCAACGGTCTGCCGTCGCTGGCTGGCAACACTGCGCTGGGACAGCCCAATGCAGACAACGCGGTGATGGCCATCCTGGAAGGGGTGCATCACAGCGCAGACTCTACCGTCGTCGACAGCATGCCCGCCTTCGGTCACGAACTGAACGACGGGCAAGTTGCTACCCTGGTGAACTTCCTGCAGCAGAACTACGGACGCCCAGACGTCGGGATGACACCCGAACGTGTAGCTACGTTGCGTGCAGGCGGAGCGCCGTCACCGCTTGTGAAGCTGGCGCCGGCGCTTGTGGTTGGCACGTTCGTGATCTTCCTGCTGCTTTTGCTGCTCGTTTTTCGTTGGCGGCGTCGGAAACGCAGGTTGGCGAGGCGTTAG
- a CDS encoding acid phosphatase, producing the protein MYQLQNFGKSIPGYALRATSLAVILALSACGGDDSDDNDATSGNEQAAYVIPAPPAGLGRVDTAPVPDVSAFVDFANTNQRGDPRYATLESNAGVRVLSGFLDIWEPRTRLVDAGVTAAGADGFPGIIASDWTGVPGDPTDGRVKNKAVHDENIAFVVRTTANRTAEQATAAYLDDRRGKNYSVTDGLGPLTAAWRSAAQQTTSINDVAPDAATVKYDDIGNNTGVSGAANPAFGDAIAFVQSMGVNASTEPAKRFYKYARPWRWSNSVQVLPTLEPAKSLTAATDGGYPSGHTAESVRNAIGMAYLVPERFQELLGRGVELGESRIIAGMHSPLDVISGRILGQANAAGNIYAASEGVRSVAYAQARQTLMAAVGASTPEQFLAFAHSQDVSQDRFSDHKTNKSEYRRRLTFSFTQIGDTAKPAVVPKGAEVILETRLPYLSNEQRRVVLKTTALPSGYPILDDTEGFGRLNLFDAADGYGAFNGDVDVTMNASRGGFNALDVWRNDIGGAGKLTKSGTGTLGLAGANAYTGGTLIAAGTLRADSAKALGTGAVYVSGGALALNSEEAVQVLGSFTQTATGTLLARIGDDDAGQISVNADAALAGQLNVEFRSGYTPKAGSTITVLRAKKVHGQFASLVVNGFKATVIYNGDSVQVRLDNPA; encoded by the coding sequence ATGTACCAGCTGCAAAATTTCGGAAAATCGATCCCTGGCTATGCCCTGCGCGCCACGTCGTTGGCAGTCATTCTTGCACTCTCCGCATGCGGCGGTGATGACAGCGATGACAACGACGCCACCAGCGGCAATGAGCAGGCCGCTTATGTCATTCCCGCGCCTCCTGCCGGACTTGGCCGAGTTGATACGGCGCCGGTTCCCGATGTGTCCGCGTTCGTCGATTTCGCAAACACGAACCAACGCGGCGATCCACGATATGCAACGTTGGAGTCCAATGCAGGCGTTCGAGTTCTGAGTGGCTTTCTAGATATCTGGGAGCCCCGCACGCGCCTGGTCGATGCTGGCGTCACCGCTGCTGGCGCAGATGGTTTCCCTGGCATCATCGCATCGGATTGGACTGGCGTTCCCGGCGACCCCACGGACGGCCGAGTAAAGAACAAGGCCGTGCATGACGAGAACATCGCCTTTGTTGTTCGCACCACCGCAAACCGCACGGCTGAACAGGCGACAGCAGCCTACTTGGACGACCGCCGCGGCAAGAACTACAGCGTCACTGACGGCCTGGGCCCTCTGACTGCGGCATGGCGCAGCGCCGCTCAACAAACAACCAGCATTAACGACGTTGCACCCGATGCCGCGACGGTGAAGTATGACGACATCGGCAATAACACGGGCGTCAGCGGCGCTGCCAACCCCGCCTTTGGCGATGCGATTGCGTTTGTTCAGAGCATGGGGGTCAACGCCTCCACAGAACCCGCAAAGCGCTTCTACAAGTATGCACGCCCGTGGCGCTGGAGCAATAGCGTTCAAGTCCTGCCGACGTTGGAGCCAGCAAAAAGCCTCACCGCAGCCACAGACGGCGGCTACCCCAGTGGCCACACTGCCGAGTCAGTGCGCAATGCGATCGGTATGGCCTACTTGGTACCGGAGCGCTTCCAAGAGCTGCTGGGCCGCGGCGTGGAGCTGGGCGAAAGCCGCATCATCGCTGGCATGCACTCGCCGCTCGACGTCATCAGCGGCCGCATCTTGGGCCAAGCAAACGCCGCAGGCAACATCTACGCCGCGAGTGAAGGCGTTCGATCAGTCGCTTACGCGCAAGCCCGCCAAACGTTGATGGCCGCCGTAGGCGCCAGCACGCCCGAGCAGTTCCTTGCATTCGCGCATTCGCAGGATGTCAGCCAGGACAGATTTTCTGATCACAAAACCAACAAATCCGAATACCGCCGCCGCCTGACTTTCAGCTTCACGCAGATTGGAGACACTGCCAAGCCAGCCGTGGTGCCCAAGGGCGCTGAGGTCATCCTTGAAACTCGCCTGCCCTACTTGAGCAACGAACAACGCCGCGTCGTGTTGAAGACCACGGCCTTGCCTTCGGGTTATCCGATTCTGGACGACACGGAAGGCTTTGGCCGGCTCAACCTTTTTGACGCTGCCGATGGCTATGGCGCCTTCAACGGCGACGTGGACGTCACGATGAACGCGAGCCGCGGCGGGTTCAATGCGCTGGACGTATGGCGTAACGACATTGGCGGCGCAGGCAAGCTCACCAAGAGCGGTACGGGCACGCTCGGCCTGGCGGGCGCAAACGCCTACACGGGCGGCACGCTGATCGCAGCCGGAACGCTGCGAGCAGATTCCGCAAAAGCACTGGGCACTGGCGCGGTATACGTCAGCGGCGGCGCATTGGCATTGAACTCCGAAGAGGCCGTTCAAGTGCTGGGCAGCTTCACGCAGACGGCGACGGGCACGCTGCTCGCACGCATTGGCGACGACGATGCTGGCCAGATCTCGGTGAACGCCGACGCAGCGCTGGCTGGGCAGTTGAACGTTGAGTTCCGCTCGGGCTACACGCCCAAGGCCGGATCGACGATCACGGTGCTGCGCGCCAAAAAGGTTCACGGTCAGTTCGCAAGCCTTGTTGTCAATGGCTTCAAAGCCACTGTGATTTACAACGGCGACAGCGTGCAGGTGCGCCTGGACAACCCTGCATGA
- a CDS encoding acyltransferase family protein, which translates to MEKFERLDGADGIRGLACLTVLLTHAVSMFFIAATARHLAGTGKIGVWLFFVLSALLLTKKFQTTGFGAQSIAAYAVGRFLRIIPLFVIAVLVHKAFGALGIVAWSDVMAALTFQKGYAHLWTVPVEFTFYLWLPLVALAFIAARARGVSVACGLLVILVCVQQLIWPYWKTSINALGTGWYASSFTIGCFLAVTLNDIRPKITNTIANVLAISVVLGLILASPGARHAIFGVPLDVALVDKFVYISAAWSLFIIATVDGKGVFGKLVTRPFMRKLGAWSYSLYLFHGLVLVEIADRYPNNIFAMFVGIAAAIAVGAASFYAIEFPIERYRQKLQRGISTRLASTTAA; encoded by the coding sequence ATGGAGAAGTTCGAACGGTTAGACGGAGCGGACGGAATTCGTGGGCTGGCATGCCTCACCGTCTTGCTCACGCACGCGGTCAGCATGTTTTTCATTGCAGCGACAGCCAGGCATTTGGCTGGCACGGGAAAAATTGGCGTCTGGCTCTTTTTTGTCCTGAGTGCCCTGCTCCTCACCAAAAAGTTCCAGACCACCGGCTTCGGTGCGCAAAGCATCGCCGCTTACGCCGTCGGTCGGTTTCTTCGAATCATCCCCCTCTTCGTTATTGCCGTTTTGGTCCACAAGGCGTTCGGCGCATTGGGCATAGTTGCCTGGTCTGATGTCATGGCCGCGCTGACGTTTCAAAAGGGCTACGCGCACCTGTGGACAGTACCGGTCGAGTTCACGTTCTACCTGTGGTTGCCGCTCGTCGCATTGGCGTTCATTGCGGCAAGAGCCCGCGGCGTCTCAGTGGCATGTGGCCTGTTGGTGATCCTGGTCTGCGTTCAGCAGTTGATCTGGCCATACTGGAAAACGTCCATCAATGCACTGGGCACCGGCTGGTATGCGTCCAGCTTCACAATCGGCTGCTTCCTGGCGGTCACCCTGAATGACATCCGGCCCAAGATAACGAACACGATTGCAAACGTTCTTGCGATCTCTGTGGTGCTCGGCCTGATTCTCGCCAGCCCTGGCGCCCGGCATGCGATTTTTGGAGTGCCGCTGGATGTGGCTTTGGTTGATAAATTCGTCTACATCAGCGCGGCCTGGTCACTCTTCATCATCGCAACAGTGGACGGTAAAGGCGTGTTCGGCAAGCTCGTAACGCGTCCGTTTATGAGAAAACTGGGCGCTTGGAGCTATTCGCTCTACTTGTTCCATGGATTGGTTCTTGTAGAGATTGCCGACCGCTACCCTAACAACATTTTCGCGATGTTCGTCGGAATCGCCGCAGCGATCGCAGTTGGCGCCGCCTCGTTTTATGCGATTGAATTTCCTATTGAGCGATATCGGCAAAAGCTCCAACGTGGAATTTCGACGCGCTTGGCGAGCACAACCGCAGCCTAG
- a CDS encoding autotransporter family protein: protein MATAFRSIWRPALGASVATQENRSARGNCDETGDSRAQLNIAPGRSLRRLAPSCFALATALSAPLATSVAHADSYLIGAGGTGAAAANPGGNGVGGDGGGGGIGGGGAGGTWPHGGGAGGGVEVGGSVDAAGYGASNAGPDGGLGGYVGGSSAGGGAGVGGGGGGGPHALGTDAGGGGAGLGGGGGASPGGIAGADGGVLRDIFGGTISAIAPSQGAPVASGASTGSPRTFDYAGVGGGGGGASDGAAGGNGGAGSLGFSTARITVNRSMLIGGGGGGGSFNYAGGRGGDGFVNLTFGAELAVAEHLLIGGSNGGGGQAMMTGGRGGAGTLSVSDARVLIGDGGRLRLGGGQAGGGSGNLLLGPGTLQFGAGATFVINDNGVLRFGGMRGSNVRAGSISGLTTLQNDGSIEFNQLGTAVLNAGVTGIGSVITSSGATYLTGENTYTGGTTVAAGSTLNIGANGTSGSLTGAVVVNGALVFSRSDASAFGGSLDGGGQVEKAGAGTLTINGSHLFTGNILASGGTLNFEGSAPNANFVVDSGAVLGGTGRLGTVNIASGGEHAPGNPLGTQTVSGAYKNSGTLRITATPAANASLTAMSTVELDNTTLALALSPNDAASWAPSATPVVIVDKQSAGAITGGVGRIVNPLLFLDADVSTTGGDGNDLTIRLIPKITVDPGTGMDPGTGAEPGTNPEPGANPEPGRPNFAAYAGTANQRAVANAAQRLPQSSEVWRALALSTDAGDYRQALDALSGDMHASVNSALLSTGPAAMRRGLDSVRGNLSAAMLPGAATASAGASDAPPAAGVLPRTAAQPIWVQVEGDWRRLNSDGNGPALTQQTTTLALGGDMEVGRGWRLGTAFGYADSKLKADSRAATSDTQSYTAALYGGKAFELGAGALNVLGGTAYSWHDIDTRRQIGYGSLAQNLTADYSASTTQLFAEVGYALPVTPNITIEPFAGLSWNNLRTRGFSESGGSAALSAKRQSQTLTSTLAGLRARWLVPDSAIALRGLLGWRHAYGNVQPGTSLAFDNGNSFSVAGTPIARDAARVEFGADLVAIRDLTIGVSYAGEFGGGNRQHSGMLDMRWRY, encoded by the coding sequence ATGGCCACCGCCTTCCGCAGCATCTGGAGGCCAGCGCTAGGCGCTTCGGTCGCAACGCAAGAAAACCGCTCGGCACGGGGTAACTGTGACGAGACAGGCGATTCAAGGGCGCAGTTGAATATCGCGCCCGGCCGATCGCTCCGCCGGCTGGCGCCCAGCTGCTTTGCGTTGGCAACCGCTTTGTCGGCACCGCTGGCAACGAGCGTTGCGCATGCCGATAGTTATCTAATCGGCGCAGGCGGCACTGGCGCCGCGGCCGCCAATCCAGGCGGCAACGGCGTGGGTGGTGACGGTGGTGGCGGCGGCATTGGTGGCGGCGGCGCCGGTGGTACCTGGCCCCACGGCGGTGGCGCGGGGGGCGGCGTGGAAGTGGGCGGATCAGTGGATGCCGCAGGCTATGGCGCAAGCAACGCGGGGCCGGACGGCGGCTTGGGCGGTTACGTGGGCGGCAGCAGCGCTGGCGGAGGAGCCGGGGTTGGCGGCGGTGGCGGCGGCGGCCCGCACGCACTGGGCACTGACGCAGGCGGCGGCGGCGCTGGACTGGGTGGCGGGGGCGGCGCGTCGCCGGGTGGTATTGCCGGCGCTGACGGAGGGGTGCTTCGGGACATTTTCGGTGGAACCATTTCCGCGATAGCACCGAGCCAGGGGGCTCCGGTCGCCTCCGGCGCGTCGACAGGCTCCCCTCGCACCTTCGATTATGCCGGCGTGGGTGGCGGTGGCGGCGGTGCGTCGGATGGCGCTGCGGGCGGAAATGGTGGCGCGGGCAGCTTGGGTTTCAGCACCGCACGCATAACCGTCAACCGATCAATGCTGATCGGCGGCGGCGGCGGGGGCGGGTCATTCAACTACGCCGGTGGGCGTGGGGGCGATGGCTTTGTTAATTTGACCTTTGGCGCTGAACTGGCAGTGGCTGAGCATTTATTGATTGGCGGCTCCAATGGCGGCGGCGGTCAGGCCATGATGACAGGCGGCCGAGGCGGTGCGGGTACGCTTTCGGTGTCCGATGCCAGGGTCCTTATCGGCGATGGCGGTCGATTGCGGCTTGGCGGCGGTCAGGCGGGAGGAGGGTCGGGGAATTTATTGCTTGGCCCGGGCACGTTGCAATTTGGCGCTGGCGCAACCTTCGTCATCAACGACAACGGCGTTTTGCGATTCGGCGGCATGCGAGGATCGAACGTCCGGGCCGGTAGCATCTCGGGTCTGACCACTTTGCAAAACGACGGCAGCATCGAGTTCAACCAACTTGGCACAGCGGTGCTGAATGCAGGGGTAACGGGCATCGGCAGCGTTATCACTTCAAGCGGCGCCACCTATCTGACGGGCGAGAACACTTACACGGGCGGCACCACTGTCGCCGCCGGCTCGACCCTGAATATCGGCGCGAACGGCACTTCGGGCAGCTTGACGGGCGCCGTCGTGGTGAATGGCGCTCTCGTCTTCAGCCGTAGCGATGCGAGCGCCTTTGGCGGTTCCCTCGACGGGGGCGGACAAGTTGAAAAAGCCGGGGCGGGCACGCTCACCATCAATGGATCGCACCTGTTCACTGGGAATATTCTGGCCAGCGGTGGCACCCTGAACTTTGAAGGCTCGGCGCCGAATGCCAACTTCGTGGTGGACAGTGGCGCTGTTCTTGGCGGCACGGGGCGGCTTGGCACGGTCAATATCGCATCGGGCGGCGAGCATGCACCGGGCAATCCCCTGGGCACACAAACTGTCTCCGGCGCCTACAAGAACAGCGGTACGCTGCGCATCACTGCCACCCCTGCCGCCAACGCCAGTCTGACGGCGATGAGCACGGTCGAGCTCGACAACACGACACTTGCGCTGGCGCTCAGCCCAAACGATGCGGCGTCATGGGCGCCGTCCGCCACGCCAGTGGTGATCGTGGACAAGCAAAGCGCGGGCGCCATCACGGGCGGTGTCGGGCGCATCGTCAATCCACTGCTGTTTCTCGATGCCGACGTCAGCACCACGGGCGGGGATGGCAATGACCTGACGATTCGCCTGATACCTAAAATAACCGTTGATCCCGGCACGGGTATGGATCCAGGAACAGGTGCGGAACCCGGGACCAACCCGGAGCCAGGAGCCAACCCTGAACCCGGCCGCCCCAACTTCGCCGCTTACGCCGGTACCGCCAACCAGCGTGCCGTCGCGAATGCCGCCCAGCGTCTGCCCCAGTCCAGCGAAGTCTGGCGCGCGCTTGCGCTCTCTACCGACGCGGGCGACTACAGGCAAGCGCTGGACGCCTTGTCGGGCGACATGCACGCCAGCGTCAACTCGGCCCTATTGAGCACTGGTCCCGCCGCTATGCGGCGCGGCCTGGACAGCGTGCGCGGCAATCTGTCGGCCGCCATGCTGCCAGGCGCGGCCACCGCGTCGGCGGGTGCAAGCGATGCACCTCCTGCTGCCGGCGTTTTGCCACGGACGGCTGCCCAACCCATTTGGGTACAGGTTGAGGGCGACTGGCGTCGGCTGAACAGCGATGGCAATGGGCCCGCTCTCACGCAACAGACCACCACGCTCGCCCTGGGCGGCGACATGGAGGTCGGCCGGGGCTGGCGGCTGGGTACTGCCTTCGGTTACGCCGACAGCAAGCTCAAGGCGGACAGCAGAGCGGCAACCTCTGACACGCAAAGCTATACCGCGGCGCTGTACGGCGGCAAGGCGTTTGAATTGGGCGCTGGTGCGCTCAATGTGCTGGGCGGCACCGCGTACTCATGGCACGACATCGATACGCGGCGCCAGATCGGCTACGGCAGCCTGGCGCAGAACCTTACGGCGGATTACAGCGCCTCGACGACCCAGCTGTTCGCCGAAGTAGGTTATGCCTTGCCGGTGACGCCAAACATCACAATCGAACCGTTTGCCGGGCTGTCGTGGAACAACTTGCGCACGCGAGGCTTCTCGGAATCAGGCGGATCTGCAGCACTCTCGGCCAAGCGTCAAAGCCAGACGTTGACCTCTACGCTCGCGGGGCTGCGGGCACGGTGGCTGGTGCCGGACTCGGCCATTGCCCTGCGCGGCCTGCTGGGCTGGCGGCACGCATACGGCAACGTTCAACCAGGCACTTCGCTCGCTTTCGACAATGGCAATAGCTTCTCGGTAGCCGGCACACCGATCGCGCGCGACGCGGCACGCGTGGAATTCGGCGCCGACCTGGTAGCCATTCGAGACCTCACCATCGGCGTAAGTTATGCGGGCGAGTTTGGTGGTGGCAATCGCCAGCACTCGGGTATGTTGGATATGCGGTGGCGGTACTGA
- a CDS encoding Rap1a/Tai family immunity protein, with product MRKLFIGFLCIFAVHSANADGAKGLLLRATVLQQECAKGLSMTAKTASDPSLVLAYARCEAYILGYIYGEFSAANYLQSLASRTANTLDPLFEQAMARAASMRCAPADTTVGQLAAAVAEKFIAKTYDAKDTSTVTVRQAAREAFPCKDDPPQR from the coding sequence ATGCGGAAACTGTTTATTGGGTTCTTGTGCATCTTTGCCGTGCACAGCGCCAATGCCGACGGCGCGAAAGGTCTGTTACTCAGGGCGACCGTTCTACAGCAAGAGTGCGCCAAGGGCTTGTCCATGACTGCAAAAACAGCGTCGGACCCCAGCCTTGTTCTTGCCTACGCGCGATGTGAGGCATACATCCTGGGCTACATCTACGGCGAATTCTCGGCCGCTAATTACCTGCAATCCCTCGCATCAAGGACCGCCAACACGCTCGACCCGCTTTTTGAGCAGGCCATGGCCAGAGCGGCCTCCATGCGATGCGCCCCGGCAGACACGACCGTAGGCCAGCTAGCAGCCGCGGTTGCCGAGAAGTTCATTGCCAAAACATACGACGCTAAAGATACGTCGACGGTCACTGTGCGCCAGGCAGCACGGGAGGCCTTCCCTTGCAAGGATGATCCGCCGCAACGCTGA
- a CDS encoding S24 family peptidase has protein sequence MKMWTIEEEAAALRARFEGVNRAAFARDHHVKGGQAMIYQHITGRRPIGIEAAMAYAEGFGCPLAAISPRLAAETQKAASLSAATPVAATAAESAWPFPSVSASLIRGLADDQLKRLEGALLLALGQMGVKAKGSAKALQSKRGAIVNMDTAADEFPMAPLSAGPWEPDGTTTRQAEQAQSLRISQVTNVGHVADAGYSANDQEFMPIPELDVRLAAGKLGIENYHETEIGEILLRRSFLESFKLPIERMKIVYAVGDSMEPVIRNRGPMLFFEDPITDASQIDPRTVYAINHGGKMIVKCITRERDGAWLAKSLNPAYKVFPLEKEDGCEVRIVGRILWSPYDLRNGVDARLL, from the coding sequence ATGAAAATGTGGACTATCGAAGAGGAAGCCGCCGCCCTGCGCGCACGCTTTGAAGGCGTGAACCGCGCGGCATTCGCTCGCGATCACCACGTGAAGGGCGGACAGGCAATGATTTATCAGCACATCACCGGCCGCCGCCCTATCGGGATCGAGGCCGCAATGGCGTATGCGGAAGGCTTTGGATGCCCGTTGGCTGCTATCAGTCCGCGTTTGGCGGCCGAGACGCAAAAGGCAGCCTCGCTTTCCGCGGCCACGCCAGTCGCAGCAACAGCCGCCGAATCGGCGTGGCCGTTTCCGTCAGTGTCAGCATCGTTGATCAGAGGGCTTGCCGACGATCAGCTCAAGCGGCTGGAAGGCGCCCTGCTGTTGGCACTGGGCCAAATGGGCGTGAAGGCAAAGGGTTCGGCCAAGGCGCTTCAATCCAAGCGCGGCGCCATCGTAAATATGGACACTGCCGCCGACGAATTTCCCATGGCGCCGCTATCAGCAGGCCCGTGGGAACCGGACGGCACGACAACGCGGCAAGCAGAACAAGCTCAGTCGCTGCGCATCAGCCAGGTCACCAATGTCGGGCATGTTGCCGACGCGGGTTATTCGGCCAACGACCAGGAGTTCATGCCCATTCCAGAATTGGATGTGCGCTTGGCCGCCGGCAAGCTCGGCATCGAGAACTACCACGAGACCGAAATCGGCGAAATCCTTTTGCGCCGTTCATTCCTGGAATCGTTCAAGCTGCCGATCGAACGCATGAAAATTGTGTATGCCGTTGGCGACAGCATGGAACCCGTGATCCGCAATCGCGGCCCGATGCTGTTCTTTGAAGACCCCATCACCGACGCCAGCCAGATTGATCCCAGAACCGTCTACGCCATCAACCATGGCGGCAAGATGATCGTGAAGTGCATCACACGAGAGCGCGACGGCGCCTGGCTGGCAAAGTCGCTGAATCCTGCATACAAGGTGTTCCCGCTGGAAAAGGAAGACGGATGCGAAGTGCGTATCGTCGGGCGGATTCTGTGGTCGCCGTATGACCTGCGCAATGGGGTGGATGCGCGCTTGTTGTAG